One Alkalinema sp. FACHB-956 DNA segment encodes these proteins:
- a CDS encoding SDR family oxidoreductase gives MSILVIGATGTLGRQVTRRALDEGYSVRCMVRSFKRAAFLKEWGAELVYGNLCEPDTLPAALEGVTAVIDASTARATDSLSIKQVDWDGKVNLIQAMQKSDCDRLIFFSILDCEKYPDVPLMQIKTCTEKFIQESGLNYTILRPCGFMQGLIGQYAIPILENQAVWVVGETSPLAFMDTIDIAKFAVQALKVPETEGQSFPVVGPRAWDGYEIIKLCERLSGKDAKVTKVPIQVLRAARQMTKFFQWSWNISDRLAFTEVVATGQALTTSMEAVYKVFGLDPQEMSTLEEYMQEYFSRILKKLKEVEYAQEQAKKKKANKKNYPRF, from the coding sequence ATGAGCATTTTAGTTATCGGTGCTACGGGCACTCTCGGAAGACAGGTGACTCGCCGTGCCCTGGATGAAGGGTACTCAGTTCGCTGTATGGTTCGGAGCTTTAAGCGAGCCGCTTTTCTGAAAGAGTGGGGGGCAGAGTTGGTCTATGGCAATCTTTGCGAACCGGACACCCTACCCGCAGCCCTGGAGGGAGTGACTGCTGTCATTGATGCATCGACTGCACGCGCCACTGATTCTCTGAGCATCAAACAGGTGGATTGGGACGGCAAAGTCAACTTGATCCAAGCCATGCAGAAGTCGGACTGCGATCGGTTAATCTTCTTCTCCATCTTGGATTGCGAGAAGTACCCCGATGTGCCGTTGATGCAAATTAAAACCTGCACGGAAAAATTTATTCAGGAATCTGGGCTGAACTATACAATTCTGCGGCCCTGTGGCTTCATGCAAGGGCTGATCGGCCAGTACGCGATTCCCATCTTGGAAAATCAAGCGGTCTGGGTGGTGGGTGAAACCTCTCCCTTGGCGTTCATGGATACGATCGACATTGCGAAGTTCGCAGTCCAGGCGTTGAAAGTCCCAGAAACGGAAGGTCAATCCTTCCCAGTGGTGGGGCCACGGGCGTGGGACGGCTACGAAATTATTAAGCTGTGTGAACGACTTTCGGGGAAGGACGCCAAGGTCACCAAGGTGCCGATTCAAGTTCTGCGGGCAGCCCGACAAATGACCAAATTCTTCCAGTGGAGTTGGAACATTTCCGATCGCCTCGCGTTTACAGAAGTTGTCGCGACTGGCCAAGCCCTGACCACTTCCATGGAAGCAGTCTATAAGGTCTTTGGTCTCGATCCCCAAGAGATGTCCACCTTGGAAGAGTACATGCAAGAGTACTTCAGCCGTATTCTCAAGAAGTTGAAGGAAGTGGAGTACGCCCAAGAGCAGGCCAAAAAGAAAAAAGCCAACAAAAAAAACTACCCTCGGTTTTAA
- the pdxA gene encoding 4-hydroxythreonine-4-phosphate dehydrogenase PdxA, with amino-acid sequence MGPGEIRRPRLVISLGDPAGIGPEVVLKALADPEIAAVAEVTIAGSRSILEATYQRLQHQGVALPDWADLNDWEVPIDPTTLTQIEMGLGNAASGAASFRYLDAAISATLAGQFDGVVTAPIAKSAWKAAGHCYPGQTELLAERAEVAQFAMAFVGRSPHTGWILRALLATTHIPLAEVPNALTPELLDHKLALLIQCLHQDFGLSQPRIAIAGLNPHSGEQGQLGREEVDRLNAWFTQAQQKFPQATLEGLLPPDTMWVKPGQAWFNPQATVKAHDGYLALYHDQGLIPVKLMAFDRAVNTTIGLPFVRTSPDHGTAFDIAGQGIADATSMKEAIWWGAQLAQARFFKS; translated from the coding sequence ATGGGGCCAGGGGAAATTCGGCGACCAAGGTTAGTCATCAGTCTAGGGGATCCGGCAGGAATCGGCCCTGAAGTTGTCCTCAAAGCTTTAGCGGATCCTGAAATCGCAGCGGTGGCAGAAGTAACGATCGCGGGATCTCGATCGATTCTCGAAGCCACCTATCAGCGATTACAGCACCAGGGCGTGGCATTACCCGATTGGGCGGATTTGAATGACTGGGAAGTGCCGATCGATCCCACGACACTCACCCAGATTGAAATGGGCCTGGGCAATGCCGCCAGTGGAGCAGCTAGTTTTCGGTATTTAGACGCCGCGATCTCCGCAACCCTGGCAGGGCAATTTGACGGCGTGGTGACGGCTCCCATTGCCAAATCCGCGTGGAAAGCGGCGGGGCATTGCTATCCGGGGCAGACGGAGTTGCTGGCGGAACGGGCCGAGGTTGCACAATTTGCCATGGCGTTCGTCGGTCGATCGCCCCATACAGGTTGGATCCTCCGGGCCTTACTGGCCACAACCCATATTCCCTTAGCTGAAGTTCCCAATGCCCTCACCCCAGAGCTGTTGGATCACAAGCTGGCTTTACTAATTCAGTGTCTGCACCAGGATTTCGGGCTCTCTCAACCCAGAATCGCGATCGCGGGACTGAATCCCCACAGTGGCGAACAGGGGCAACTTGGCCGGGAAGAGGTCGATCGGTTGAACGCATGGTTCACCCAAGCGCAACAAAAATTTCCCCAAGCAACCTTAGAGGGGCTGCTCCCCCCGGATACGATGTGGGTCAAACCGGGACAGGCTTGGTTCAATCCTCAAGCAACGGTCAAGGCCCACGACGGTTACTTGGCGCTGTACCACGATCAGGGCTTGATTCCGGTGAAGCTGATGGCCTTCGATCGGGCCGTTAACACCACGATCGGGCTGCCCTTTGTGCGCACTTCCCCCGACCATGGAACGGCCTTTGATATTGCAGGCCAGGGAATTGCTGATGCCACTAGTATGAAGGAGGCTATCTGGTGGGGCGCGCAGCTCGCCCAAGCTCGATTTTTCAAGTCTTAG
- a CDS encoding glycosyltransferase family 2 protein produces the protein MRKGLLQKPFVLFGDVVDKIVFTHVVVIGLPTVFYYWVLKNEGNLQALHWVMPVLYLLTSGVVIGEAIATAVAYSAKLPRRKPKLGIIQQILRFRRRRPEGVLPTPVNLQEMPRCSLVVVAYLPNEQHIILDTLKYILATLHRPGGGLELVLAYNTPTRLPVEDELERLADQYPELRLVSVEGSRSKAENLNAVIKTLKGEITGILDADHRPEPDCLERAWGWLQSGEYSVVQGRNVIRNYGSNFLTQMIAVEFECMYGVSHPAKSLLVDTGMFCGSNGYWRTSVLRRTKFQPEMMTEDIDATLRTLLRGHQLVHDPRIITTELAPVDLRSFWFQRKRWAQGWLEVALRYQMPLLRSNKLDGWQKAYWTMLLIYSAAFHFVALQIFPLLLGFSLAETEAPPISDVFFWSTTLLTLMSGPFQTLTAWHLRSRSSRQSVVAYIAYCLFIPAYCVFKNMIAIIAIYDHLVGNTEWVVTKRGLREALPATMQSLSYAGKVSDRAS, from the coding sequence ATGAGGAAGGGACTGCTGCAAAAGCCGTTTGTACTGTTTGGTGACGTTGTTGACAAAATCGTCTTTACCCATGTGGTAGTGATTGGTTTGCCAACGGTCTTTTACTACTGGGTTTTGAAAAATGAAGGCAACCTGCAAGCCCTCCATTGGGTTATGCCAGTGTTGTATTTGCTGACCTCTGGGGTGGTGATTGGTGAAGCGATCGCAACCGCCGTGGCCTATTCTGCAAAGCTTCCGAGAAGGAAGCCGAAACTAGGCATTATTCAGCAGATTCTAAGATTTCGTCGGCGAAGGCCAGAGGGCGTATTACCCACTCCTGTCAACCTACAGGAAATGCCACGCTGTTCTTTAGTGGTTGTTGCCTATTTGCCGAATGAGCAACACATTATTCTAGATACGCTGAAATATATTTTGGCGACTTTGCATCGTCCTGGCGGTGGCTTGGAGTTGGTTTTGGCCTACAACACGCCAACTCGCTTGCCCGTGGAAGATGAATTGGAGCGTCTTGCAGATCAGTATCCTGAATTGCGCCTTGTGTCTGTCGAAGGCAGTCGATCGAAGGCGGAGAATTTGAACGCTGTGATCAAAACCTTGAAGGGCGAGATTACAGGAATTTTGGATGCCGATCATCGTCCGGAACCCGACTGCCTAGAGCGTGCTTGGGGCTGGTTGCAGAGTGGTGAATATTCTGTGGTTCAAGGCCGCAATGTCATCCGCAACTACGGCAGCAATTTTCTGACCCAGATGATTGCAGTCGAGTTTGAGTGCATGTATGGGGTCAGCCATCCTGCTAAATCACTGCTGGTGGATACGGGGATGTTCTGTGGATCCAACGGGTATTGGCGAACTTCGGTTCTGCGCCGGACTAAGTTTCAGCCGGAAATGATGACCGAGGATATTGATGCCACCTTGCGAACCTTGCTTCGTGGTCATCAGCTGGTTCACGATCCAAGGATTATCACGACTGAGTTGGCTCCGGTGGATTTGCGATCGTTTTGGTTCCAACGCAAACGATGGGCCCAGGGTTGGCTAGAAGTTGCCTTGCGCTATCAAATGCCGTTGCTGCGATCGAATAAGTTGGACGGTTGGCAGAAAGCCTACTGGACCATGCTCTTGATTTACAGTGCGGCGTTTCATTTTGTGGCTCTCCAAATTTTTCCCCTTTTGCTGGGATTTTCCTTGGCCGAGACCGAAGCCCCCCCGATTTCCGATGTCTTTTTCTGGTCAACCACGCTGTTGACCTTAATGAGTGGCCCATTCCAAACTTTGACAGCTTGGCATCTGCGATCGCGATCGAGTCGGCAATCGGTTGTGGCTTACATCGCCTACTGTCTCTTTATTCCGGCCTACTGCGTGTTTAAAAATATGATTGCCATCATTGCTATCTATGACCACCTGGTTGGCAATACGGAATGGGTGGTGACTAAGCGCGGCCTACGGGAGGCATTGCCTGCAACTATGCAGTCCCTATCCTATGCGGGTAAGGTAAGCGATCGGGCTAGCTAA
- a CDS encoding tetratricopeptide repeat protein, whose amino-acid sequence MKGEFYLWGSFVLLTIALSAWVFPAIANSASELRQRGLALRAQGDYGGAIGAFEQAIQLEPQNLDNQLLLGWTVYKAGDRERAAQVLSQVTTKNPFAVNAWNALGIVDLVSGNVHSSVGSHLWATMLNPKNEVAHYNLSLALTRLQAFDRAIAHGEVATRLEPDNPHTWLALAIALAATDSNQAKQHYRKAMALNPGLENPENRAIDLQEAGFSPEQIQQVQALTQR is encoded by the coding sequence ATGAAAGGGGAATTTTACCTGTGGGGCAGCTTTGTTTTATTAACCATCGCGCTCTCGGCTTGGGTGTTTCCTGCGATCGCGAATTCGGCGAGTGAATTGCGGCAGCGGGGGTTAGCCCTACGCGCCCAAGGAGACTACGGCGGTGCGATCGGAGCCTTTGAGCAAGCGATACAACTGGAGCCCCAGAATTTAGACAATCAACTGCTGCTGGGCTGGACGGTGTATAAGGCAGGCGATCGCGAGCGGGCTGCCCAGGTGCTCTCCCAGGTGACGACTAAAAATCCCTTTGCGGTCAATGCGTGGAATGCGCTGGGAATTGTGGATTTGGTATCCGGCAATGTCCATAGTTCCGTGGGATCCCATCTTTGGGCGACGATGCTGAATCCCAAAAATGAAGTTGCTCATTACAATCTCAGTTTGGCCTTGACTCGTTTACAAGCCTTCGATCGGGCGATCGCCCATGGCGAAGTAGCCACCCGCTTGGAACCGGACAATCCCCACACCTGGCTTGCCCTGGCGATCGCCCTGGCGGCCACCGATTCTAACCAAGCCAAGCAACATTACCGTAAAGCCATGGCCTTAAACCCAGGGCTAGAGAATCCGGAAAATCGCGCGATCGACCTACAAGAGGCTGGTTTCAGTCCAGAACAAATTCAACAGGTTCAAGCCTTAACCCAGCGGTAA
- a CDS encoding potassium transporter TrkG has protein sequence MTVARTVCLGFLAVIFIGALLLAMPFSLAGGYPEGWLKAFHIGLFTSTSAVCVTGLSVVDVGKYFTIFGQIILALLAQIGGLGYMTATTVLLLLLRKRLGLRDKIAIQQSLDVAGLSGLPALIKSIIATTLVFEVAGTLLMLPTFSDPSQLPPNPAMWPTFIQQGGLTPLKSLWLALFHSVSAFNNAGFGLFADNLMGYVRSVPISLAISGLIIFGGIGYQVIMEAFFWLRNRTKGESRRTVFSLNFKIAISTTIALLGIGTIAFLLTELTNSQTLAPLPLWDKVLAAWFQSVTPRTAGFNTIDIGKMTATGLFITIILMFIGANPGGTGGGIKTTTFRILVSCTTTVLKGKEEVLCFQRQIPIALILKAVAVALGSALTVALSTTLLTLTDPQQPFMHLFFEAMSAFGTVGLSAVGTANLTLLGQLILIPTMYIGRVGVLLLMSAILGDPKPSFVKYPEENLLVG, from the coding sequence ATGACTGTTGCTAGAACCGTTTGCTTAGGCTTTTTAGCGGTAATTTTTATCGGAGCCCTTTTGTTAGCCATGCCATTTTCCTTGGCAGGCGGATACCCAGAAGGTTGGCTCAAGGCATTTCACATTGGGTTATTCACATCGACGTCTGCTGTCTGTGTAACGGGGTTATCCGTTGTAGATGTGGGGAAATATTTCACGATTTTTGGTCAAATTATCCTGGCGCTCTTAGCTCAAATCGGCGGCCTTGGGTATATGACCGCCACAACGGTCTTACTGCTACTCCTGCGCAAGCGTTTAGGACTGCGAGACAAAATTGCGATTCAACAGTCCCTGGATGTCGCCGGACTCTCAGGTTTGCCAGCGTTAATTAAATCCATCATTGCCACTACCTTAGTCTTTGAGGTGGCAGGGACGCTATTGATGCTGCCCACCTTTTCGGATCCCAGCCAGTTACCCCCCAATCCGGCCATGTGGCCAACCTTTATTCAGCAGGGAGGCTTGACCCCCCTCAAGTCACTCTGGCTGGCCCTATTTCATAGTGTCAGTGCATTTAATAATGCGGGTTTTGGGCTGTTTGCCGATAACTTGATGGGCTATGTCCGTTCCGTTCCCATCAGTCTTGCGATTTCCGGTCTGATCATTTTCGGTGGGATTGGCTATCAGGTGATTATGGAAGCCTTCTTTTGGCTCCGCAATCGCACTAAAGGAGAATCCCGTAGAACGGTTTTTTCTTTGAACTTCAAAATTGCAATTAGCACTACAATCGCCCTTCTTGGGATTGGCACGATCGCCTTTTTACTCACGGAACTCACCAACAGCCAGACCCTTGCGCCCTTACCGCTCTGGGATAAAGTGCTGGCAGCTTGGTTCCAGTCGGTTACCCCTCGTACAGCGGGATTTAACACGATCGACATTGGCAAAATGACGGCGACGGGACTATTCATCACCATCATTTTGATGTTTATTGGAGCCAATCCTGGGGGAACCGGGGGAGGCATTAAAACGACAACCTTTCGCATTCTGGTCAGTTGTACCACAACGGTTTTGAAGGGCAAAGAGGAAGTCCTGTGCTTCCAACGCCAGATCCCGATCGCGCTGATTCTCAAGGCCGTGGCTGTTGCCCTTGGCTCCGCTCTGACTGTGGCCCTCTCTACAACATTGCTGACTCTCACCGACCCTCAGCAACCCTTTATGCATCTCTTTTTTGAAGCGATGTCTGCCTTCGGCACTGTGGGGTTGTCCGCCGTGGGAACGGCTAACTTAACGCTGCTGGGTCAACTGATCCTGATTCCCACGATGTACATCGGTCGTGTCGGGGTTCTACTTCTGATGAGTGCAATTTTGGGAGATCCCAAACCCAGTTTCGTGAAGTACCCTGAGGAAAATTTGTTAGTGGGCTAG
- a CDS encoding peptidase, whose protein sequence is MARQREALKPQTFWTQKNWPRKVLRLKRSWLIVTTIVLLCVAMVGSPGSHSIATPALTPKSLPELQIHPLPPALAQWEDRSGDYFDQVQALPVGALIWSRFPVQVYVESAQSKAEQVWQDQVDQAIRDWTAYLPLALTDDRTQADIQIQRSSLPLKWTPGTREIPRVRMAETRYELYWQQPESSQSSSSQVINQPKLRHRCTIALRSGQPKETLLAAARHELGHALGIWGHSPQETDVLYFSQVKQPPKISPRDINTLKRVYEQPTRLGWAAPLPKG, encoded by the coding sequence ATGGCTCGGCAACGAGAAGCGCTGAAACCACAGACCTTTTGGACTCAAAAAAATTGGCCTAGAAAAGTCCTACGGCTAAAACGATCGTGGTTGATTGTCACTACGATCGTTTTGTTGTGTGTTGCAATGGTCGGGTCTCCGGGATCTCACTCGATCGCGACGCCTGCATTGACTCCTAAATCGTTACCGGAATTACAAATTCACCCATTACCCCCTGCCTTGGCTCAGTGGGAAGATCGATCGGGGGATTATTTTGATCAAGTGCAGGCGTTACCTGTGGGGGCTCTAATTTGGTCTAGATTTCCCGTGCAAGTTTATGTGGAGTCCGCCCAATCAAAGGCTGAACAGGTTTGGCAAGACCAGGTTGACCAAGCCATTCGCGACTGGACGGCCTATCTACCGCTGGCGTTGACGGACGATCGAACCCAGGCAGATATTCAAATTCAACGGTCTAGCTTGCCGCTGAAATGGACCCCGGGAACCCGTGAGATTCCTCGGGTACGCATGGCGGAAACCCGCTACGAGCTGTACTGGCAGCAACCGGAGTCTAGCCAATCTTCCTCTAGCCAAGTGATTAATCAACCGAAGCTGCGCCATCGCTGCACGATCGCCCTTCGATCGGGCCAGCCCAAGGAGACGTTACTCGCCGCTGCCCGCCATGAATTGGGTCATGCATTGGGGATTTGGGGGCATAGTCCCCAGGAAACGGATGTGCTGTATTTCTCCCAGGTCAAGCAGCCACCCAAAATTTCCCCGCGTGACATCAACACCCTCAAGCGTGTTTATGAACAGCCGACTCGTTTGGGGTGGGCGGCCCCGTTACCCAAAGGCTGA
- a CDS encoding NAD(+) kinase gives MPKAGIIYNDQKPTACQAADMLQAKLTQAGWTVVTATGEGGILGYSDPSAPVCHTPIDRLVPPGFDKAVEFAVVLGGDGTVLSAFRQVAPCGIPLLAVNTGHLGFLTEVLATDLDTAIAEVLGNRYHVEERTMLRIQVYRQNSLMWEALCLNEMVIHREPLTSMCHFEVQIGSNSRVDIPADGIILSTPTGSTAYSLSAGGPVITPGIPVMCMIPICPHSLASRALVFSNTEPVTIFPATPNRLVLVADGNAGCYVMPEDRVCIQKSHYPARFVRLQNPEFFNLLRDKLGWGLAHVAKPFNADQSSGR, from the coding sequence GTGCCGAAAGCTGGCATTATCTATAACGACCAAAAGCCAACAGCCTGCCAAGCCGCAGATATGCTTCAGGCTAAGCTCACCCAAGCGGGTTGGACAGTGGTGACGGCCACAGGTGAAGGTGGCATTTTAGGGTATTCCGATCCCAGTGCTCCCGTTTGTCATACCCCGATCGATCGCCTAGTGCCGCCGGGGTTTGACAAAGCCGTGGAATTTGCAGTGGTGTTGGGGGGAGATGGAACCGTTCTGTCAGCGTTTCGCCAGGTTGCACCCTGTGGAATTCCCCTATTAGCAGTGAATACGGGGCATTTGGGCTTTTTGACGGAGGTGTTGGCGACAGACTTAGATACCGCGATCGCAGAGGTTTTAGGTAATCGCTACCATGTCGAAGAACGTACCATGCTGCGAATTCAGGTCTATCGTCAGAATAGCCTGATGTGGGAAGCCCTCTGTTTGAATGAAATGGTGATCCACCGAGAGCCGCTCACTAGCATGTGCCACTTTGAAGTACAAATTGGCAGCAATAGTCGCGTTGATATTCCCGCTGATGGGATCATTTTATCGACACCAACGGGCTCCACGGCCTATTCCCTATCTGCTGGCGGCCCAGTGATTACGCCGGGGATTCCGGTCATGTGTATGATTCCCATTTGCCCGCACTCCTTGGCTTCCCGTGCCTTAGTGTTTAGTAACACCGAGCCAGTGACGATTTTTCCGGCGACGCCCAATCGCTTGGTGCTGGTAGCCGATGGCAACGCTGGCTGTTACGTGATGCCTGAGGATCGAGTTTGTATTCAAAAATCCCATTACCCAGCGCGATTTGTCCGGCTGCAAAATCCAGAATTTTTTAATTTATTACGAGACAAATTAGGTTGGGGGTTAGCCCATGTCGCAAAGCCCTTCAATGCCGATCAGTCCTCTGGGCGGTAA
- a CDS encoding NAD-binding protein: protein MDLSSLGFFNTLRFDRKNRQFAVIGLGRFGRAVCSTLHSQGYDVLAIDSDEGRVSQALNDRIVAHARAIDSTQPSALAEAGIFEQDTVIVAIGNYIQESIITTLNVKEGGVTHVVAKASSEIHVTLLKKVGADHVIFPEHDAGCSLARSLTKPGILERFELDPDSSIVEVITPEEFDGKTIAELQLRSRYGVNLVAFSKDKKFVVNPDPTTPLRKGTAIVVIGANKDIDRLPI, encoded by the coding sequence GTGGATCTTTCTTCTCTTGGTTTTTTTAATACCCTCCGCTTCGATCGCAAAAATCGTCAGTTCGCTGTGATTGGCCTCGGTCGGTTTGGCCGTGCTGTCTGTAGTACCCTCCATAGCCAGGGCTATGATGTTCTGGCGATCGACTCCGATGAAGGCCGAGTGTCCCAAGCGCTGAACGATCGCATTGTTGCCCATGCCCGCGCCATCGATTCCACCCAGCCCAGTGCCCTTGCTGAAGCCGGTATTTTTGAGCAGGATACGGTGATTGTTGCCATTGGCAACTACATCCAGGAAAGCATTATTACCACCCTGAATGTCAAAGAGGGGGGAGTGACCCATGTTGTGGCCAAGGCGTCCTCAGAAATTCATGTGACCCTGCTGAAAAAAGTGGGGGCTGATCATGTGATCTTTCCCGAACATGATGCCGGCTGCTCCCTGGCGCGATCGTTAACTAAACCTGGCATTTTGGAACGCTTTGAGCTGGATCCAGACAGCAGTATCGTGGAAGTAATTACGCCGGAAGAATTTGATGGTAAAACGATCGCCGAACTACAACTGCGATCGCGCTACGGAGTCAACCTAGTTGCTTTTAGCAAAGATAAGAAATTTGTGGTCAATCCCGACCCGACGACCCCCCTTCGGAAGGGAACCGCCATTGTTGTCATTGGGGCAAATAAGGATATCGATCGTTTGCCCATTTAG
- a CDS encoding PetM family cytochrome b6-f complex subunit 7: MGELFNTAFLAFSLILVGLAVGFALLKLQGGEE; the protein is encoded by the coding sequence ATGGGCGAACTATTTAATACTGCGTTTTTGGCATTTTCATTGATTCTGGTTGGGCTAGCAGTGGGTTTTGCCCTGCTGAAATTACAAGGCGGCGAAGAATAA
- the secG gene encoding preprotein translocase subunit SecG — protein sequence MNLINVIKVLWMFSAVGLSVLVLLHSPKGDGLGGLGGQAQLFTSTKSAEVTLNRVTWTLFVMFMGLTIVLSAGWLKA from the coding sequence ATGAACCTTATCAATGTCATCAAAGTCCTTTGGATGTTCTCCGCCGTTGGACTGTCTGTTTTAGTGCTGCTTCACAGCCCCAAGGGCGATGGGCTAGGCGGACTTGGGGGACAGGCTCAACTGTTCACCAGTACCAAGAGTGCTGAAGTGACCCTGAATCGGGTGACTTGGACGCTATTCGTTATGTTTATGGGGTTGACGATCGTGCTGAGCGCGGGGTGGCTCAAAGCATAA
- the gpmI gene encoding 2,3-bisphosphoglycerate-independent phosphoglycerate mutase yields MAQVPVSPVVLIILDGWGHREALDGNAVAAAKTPVMDSLTKVYPHTLIRTSGKDVGLPDGQMGNSEVGHLNIGAGRVVPQELVRISDAVETGAHLRNAALVKVCEAVQASQGKLHFVGLCSEGGVHSHLDHLLGLLDLAKAQGISEVCIHAITDGRDTLPTDGIASINRLQSYIDECGIGKIVTISGRYYAMDRDRRWDRVQLAYDVMTQASEVDGRSASEILKAAYANGKTDEFILPTRVAPGTVDPGDGVIFFNYRPDRARQLTQAFVDPKFNGFERELIQPLTFATMTQYDGSLPVLVAFEPMSMTNILGEVIAKQGLKQFRTAETEKYAHVTYFFNGGLEQPFTGEDRELVPSPMVPTYDMAPTMSADAVTQTAIQAIAKRIYSLIVINYANPDMVGHTGQMEPTVKALETVDHYLGHLLSAVNGAGGTAIITADHGNAEMMWDEEGNPWTAHTSNLVPFILVEGEGLKIPGHGTDVSLRSDGRLSDIAPTILEILKLPQPEEMTGRSMIQSADFDVRANRTPVKISR; encoded by the coding sequence ATGGCACAGGTGCCTGTTTCTCCTGTGGTGCTGATCATCTTAGATGGCTGGGGGCATCGCGAAGCCTTGGACGGTAACGCAGTCGCCGCAGCAAAAACCCCGGTCATGGACAGTCTTACGAAGGTCTATCCACATACACTCATTCGGACTTCTGGGAAAGATGTGGGCTTGCCTGATGGGCAAATGGGAAACTCAGAGGTAGGCCATCTTAACATTGGTGCAGGCCGTGTTGTTCCCCAGGAACTTGTCAGAATTTCTGATGCGGTTGAAACGGGTGCCCACCTCCGCAATGCTGCACTGGTTAAAGTTTGTGAAGCGGTTCAAGCGAGCCAAGGCAAGTTGCATTTTGTCGGTCTTTGCTCTGAAGGGGGAGTCCATTCCCATTTAGATCACCTGTTGGGTCTCTTGGATTTGGCCAAAGCTCAAGGCATCTCTGAGGTGTGTATCCACGCCATTACCGATGGCCGGGATACGCTGCCAACGGATGGTATTGCTTCGATCAATCGCTTGCAGTCCTACATCGATGAATGTGGTATTGGCAAAATTGTCACGATCAGTGGACGCTACTATGCCATGGATCGCGATCGGCGCTGGGATCGAGTGCAGTTGGCCTACGATGTGATGACCCAGGCCAGTGAAGTTGATGGCCGATCGGCCTCGGAAATTCTGAAAGCGGCCTATGCCAACGGCAAAACCGATGAGTTTATCCTGCCAACCCGAGTTGCCCCCGGCACCGTCGATCCGGGTGATGGCGTGATTTTCTTCAATTACCGCCCCGATCGAGCCCGCCAGTTGACCCAAGCTTTCGTGGATCCGAAGTTTAACGGGTTTGAGCGGGAATTGATTCAGCCGCTGACCTTTGCCACGATGACACAGTACGACGGCTCCTTGCCTGTTCTAGTGGCCTTTGAACCCATGAGTATGACCAATATTCTGGGCGAAGTCATTGCCAAACAAGGTCTGAAGCAGTTCCGTACTGCAGAAACTGAGAAGTACGCCCACGTCACCTATTTCTTTAACGGTGGCTTAGAGCAACCCTTCACTGGGGAAGATCGGGAATTGGTGCCGAGTCCCATGGTGCCGACCTACGATATGGCTCCTACGATGTCCGCCGATGCGGTGACCCAAACGGCCATTCAGGCGATCGCAAAGCGAATCTATTCGCTGATTGTGATCAATTATGCAAACCCCGATATGGTGGGGCATACGGGCCAAATGGAACCGACGGTAAAAGCCCTAGAAACAGTGGATCACTACCTGGGGCACCTGCTGTCAGCGGTCAATGGGGCAGGAGGCACTGCAATCATCACTGCTGACCACGGGAATGCGGAAATGATGTGGGATGAAGAGGGCAATCCTTGGACGGCCCATACTAGTAACCTGGTGCCCTTTATTTTGGTGGAAGGGGAAGGTCTGAAGATTCCTGGCCATGGAACCGATGTGTCCCTACGATCGGATGGTCGCTTGTCTGACATTGCACCGACCATTTTAGAAATCCTCAAGCTACCCCAGCCGGAGGAAATGACCGGTCGATCGATGATTCAGTCCGCTGACTTTGATGTGCGTGCCAATCGAACCCCGGTTAAAATTAGCCGTTAG